The nucleotide sequence TTGCTTTCCCTTCCTATTTGCAAAAAAGTATCTAACTGCCAGATTAATTCCCAGAATTATTATAATTAAAACTAGAGCAGAACCCCAACCCTGTAATTGCGCACTGTCATAAGGCAGTAAAGACAATCTCCAAATTCTCAAAGGCAGTGCATCCATTGGAACATCCATGCTGCTAAAGAATTGGCTGCTTCCAAGAATAGTCATAATTAACGGAGCGGTTTCACCACCAATTCTCGATACAGACAATAAAATTCCAGTAATCATTCCGCTTTTTGCAGCAGAAATTACAATTCTAAAAGTAATTACCCATTTTTTCAAACCCAGAGCAGTTCCAGCTTCACGATAAGTCACAGGAACCATTTTCAGAGATTCTTCAGTAGTTCTTGCAACAATGGGGAACATGATTAAAGATAATGCAAATGCACCTGCCCATACTGAAAAATGACCAAGAAGTAACACAATTACTAAAAATGCAAAGATACCAAGAACAATAGATGGGAATTCCATGAACACATCATTGAAGAATCTTATATTTCGTGCAAGCCTATTGTCGCCATATTCAGATAGATAAATTCCAGACATGACACCTATCGGAACTCCAATTAAGCTTGAGAGCCCAATTATTATCAAAGTGCCCTGAATTGCAGGTCCAATGCCACCTTCACCAGAACCAATAGAGCCAGGTACTTCGGTTAA is from Nitrosopumilus sp. and encodes:
- the pstA gene encoding phosphate ABC transporter permease PstA, translating into MSTTNEKRQEYRALFKNNVEKRLVVDKIVRIIVFACVIIAIIPLGSILVEVFKNGFAAISYEFLTEVPGSIGSGEGGIGPAIQGTLIIIGLSSLIGVPIGVMSGIYLSEYGDNRLARNIRFFNDVFMEFPSIVLGIFAFLVIVLLLGHFSVWAGAFALSLIMFPIVARTTEESLKMVPVTYREAGTALGLKKWVITFRIVISAAKSGMITGILLSVSRIGGETAPLIMTILGSSQFFSSMDVPMDALPLRIWRLSLLPYDSAQLQGWGSALVLIIIILGINLAVRYFFANRKGKQGIFGQLIKKGMHAKN